One segment of Schistocerca cancellata isolate TAMUIC-IGC-003103 chromosome 2, iqSchCanc2.1, whole genome shotgun sequence DNA contains the following:
- the LOC126155977 gene encoding uncharacterized protein LOC126155977 yields MPESERPASSEPQSSVDAPCPPEVAVPVAAADAPPASDAASPESDRQSGELAPSSDPTSLSQQVEPQQLPASLPHTYDSGPAPLPSNFAASDLPAHVSHPCSPCLPDASVGVDQSVSSEGSPATPDPECGPARVVSDTELDPPTSPAAEASLPVSRHKLRVQPNVNAVRKKPKRKGSAERGSSPPLSDDSVFPAMDCDVGASV; encoded by the coding sequence ATGCCCGAGTCCGAGCGACCTGCATCCTCCGAGCCACAGAGTAGTGTCGATGCTCCCTGCCCTCCTGAGGTAGCGGTTCCGGTGGCGGCTGCTGACGCCCCTCCGGCCTCCGACGCGGCTTCTCCCGAGTCGGATCGTCAGTCGGGCGAGTTGGCGCCGTCTTCCGACCCGACTTCGTTGTCACAACAAGTGGAGCCGCAACAACTTCCTGCTTCGCTGCCCCACACATATGACAGCGGACCTGCTCCGCTTCCTTCCAACTTTGCAGCTTCGGACCTTCCTGCTCACGTTTCGCATCCATGTAGTCCATGTTTGCCGGATGCTAGTGTAGGTGTCGACCAGTCCGTTTCGTCGGAAGGTTCCCCCGCGACCCCGGATCCCGAATGTGGACCGGCGCGGGTGGTGTCGGATACAGAACTTGACCCTCCTACGTCACCGGCGGCTGAAGCCTCCTTGCCCGTCAGCCGACACAAGTTACGCGTTCAGCCGAACGTCAATGCTGTTCGTAAAAAACCGAAGCGTAAGGGATCCGCGGAACGGGGTAGCAGTCCCCCTCTCTCGGATGACTCCGTCTTCCCTGCTATGGACTGTGACGTTGGTGCGTCGGTGTAG